The following DNA comes from Enterocloster bolteae.
GTCAAGGTCAAATCCTTGAATGGGATTCCCTTACGGTCCGTGCCTTCTAGCCGCATGAAGTCCAAGTATGTATTCCAGGACGGAAAGACAGCCGGACAGGAAAAAGGTGGATTTAAGGCGGCGGAGGACGCTATTGACATTAACTGGCTTATCACGCCGCAGAACGCCCCCATCGCGGTTTCTAAAACGGACAAAATGCGAATTTTTGACCCGGAAACCAACCAGAAGGCCCGGGCATGGGGATGGGATTACCGGAGATACCATGATCTGTGGATCACGAAGGAAAAGCTCAAGACCTGCCGTGCAAATTTTAAACAGGCAAAACCGGCCTCTGTGGAACCGGAAGAACCGGCATAATGGAGGGGAGACGCAGATGACCAGTGAGCAGCTTACATGGATAACCGGGGAGGTGATGGCCTCCCTAAAGCTATCGGATGACAAGAAATCAGATGTGGAGCGATGTATTCGGAGGATTGGAACCATGGTCCTCATCCGCTGCAACCGGGAGGACATACCTAAAATGCTGGAGCCGGTGATCGCACAGATGGTGGAGGACACCTTAAAGGAGGAGATGAACCTGTCCAGTGCGGGGGCCGTCTCCTCCGTGACCAGGGGAGATACCTCTATCACCTATCGAGACGACACGGCCCTTACCCAGGCATCCTCCCGGCTTTTGAAAGACTATGAGCCCCAGCTACGCCGCTATAAAAAGATGAACCTGCCAAAATAAAGGAGGAACACATGACAGAAGCAGATATCCTGGCTTTGACCTATGAAGATACCGTGACTGTTTACCGGCCTTTCAAAGACCGTCTGCCAAACGGGGAGACGGCCTTTCACAGGAAAGCGGAGGGAAGGAAGGTTTATGAATCCATCTCCTGCGCTTTGTCCACCCATACGGGAGGAACACTGAACCGGGAACTGCCCGCCGGAAGTGTCCCCACCCAGTATAGTCTGTTTGTGCGTCCGGAGATAGAGATAGAGCCTAATGATTATCTGGAAATTAAACAGCGGGGACGGCTCACCAAAGCCATGGCCGGACTGGCCGAGCGTCAGCCCTCTCACAACCAGGTCCCGCTTGTCATGGAACAGGAGCGTGTCTGATGGCCGGGACGGAATACCGTATGGATGGACTGGACGAATGGGAACAGGAACTGGCCAGGGCCATTGAGGAGCAGTATCCGGAAGAGTTTAAGGCCATGGTCATCCAGGTGGCCATGGAGCTGCAGGGCAAGGTCAAGGAGAAAACTCCTAAAAAGACCAGCTGGCTGCAGAACAACTGGAAGGTGGGAGAAGTCCGGAAGCGTGGGGATGAATATGTGATTGAGGTGTACAACAACGTAGAGTATGCCGAAGCAGTGGAATGGGGACACCGGCAGAAAGTAGGGCAGTATGTTCCGGCCCTGGGGAAGCGCCTGAAAGCAAAGACGGTTAAGGGGGCCCACATGATGGAGCTGTCCCTTGCGGAGCTTCAGGCCGTACTTCCCGGTTACCTGCAGGAATGGATGAACGATTTTCTGAACACCCATGACATTGTATAAGACAGGAGGAACTGTATGGATGAGAACATCTTACAGGCAGTAAAGGATGCGGCCATCAGCATGCTGCGTGGTCATGAACCGGATGTGGATGTGTATGCCGAGGAAATTATGCGGACGGACAGGACGCTGGAACCGGAGAACGAGGATAGCAGTAAATGGTATTTTGTGGAGGTGATTCCCACCTCATTTACGACTATCAGCCCGGACCAGACAGAAGCGGCCCTGATGGTATCCGTAGATTACCATGAGCCAGAGGAGTCAATCCGCAGATATGGCGAAAAGGCCATGGAACTGGACCGCGTATTCCGGCCGGTCTTTCCATTTGCTTACGGAGGAGAGAGGCGGGCAGCCACGGTAGCCCGCGTTACCACCAATATCAGCGGCGGCATGCTTCACCTGACCTTCCCTCTTACCTTCATCGTATCGGACCGGGCGGAGGAAGGAACGGAGATTGGAATACTGGAAATGAGAAGCGAGAGAGGATGAGAACATGGCATTAGGATTACCGAACATCACAATTATATTTAAGGGCCTTGCCGCCTCCGCCATCGAACGGAGCGAGAGGGGAATTGTGGTCTGTATGATAAAGGATGACACGGAGGGCGGACAGAGGCTGTCGGTTTATGAGAGCATCCTGGATATTGACTTTGAGCACATGACGGAAGCCAACTACGGATATTTAAAGCTGCTATTTGAAGGAGGACCCGTGCGGGTGATTGTACTGAGGGAGTCCGCCGAGTCCCCCAACCTGGCTGCGGCATTGAAGGAGCTGATGTACCTGCGCTGGAATTACCTGTGCTATCCGGATATTTCAGACGAGGACAAGACCACGCTGGCGGCCTGGATTAAGGAGATGCGGAATAAGAACCATAAGACGTTTAAAGCAGTGCTGGCCGCAAGTGCCAGCGACCATGAAGGGATTATCAATCTGACCACGGATGGGATAGAGTCCTCCATTACTGGAAAGACCCACACGGCAAAGGAATACTGTGCACGGATTGCGGGGGTCTTAGCCGGGCTTTCTCTGTCACGCTCCAGCACTTACTATGTGCTGGGAGACGTATTAAAGGCAGAGTGTCCATCGGACCCGGATGAACGCATTAACAAGGGAGAGTTCATCCTGGTGTTTGACGGGGAGAAATACAAGGTAGGCCGGGGCGTCAACAGCCTGACCACCTTTACGAAGGAAAAGACGGAGGATGTGCGCAAGATTAAGATTGTGGAGGGGATGGATCTCTATCAGGACGACATCCGCAACACCTTCACAGACAGCTATGTAGGAAAGTATGTGAATGACTATGACAACAAGCAGCTGTTCGTGGCGGCCGTACGTGCATATCAGGCAGGACTCGCAGGGGAGGTGCTGGATGCCAGCTATGACAATACGGCATCGGTGGACGCACAGGCCCAGAAGCAGTACCTGCAGGAACGGGGACAGGATGTATCCCAGATGACAGAGACAGAAATTCTGACAGCCAACACTGGGGCCAAGGTGTTCATTGCCAGCCATGTGAAGTTCGTGGACGCAATGGAGGACCTGCAGATGACCGTGAATATGTAAGGAGGAGACAATGGCAGGAAACGTGAGAGGGAACCGGACCCTGACCGGAAGTTGGGGCGAGGTCTGGGTGGACGGTGAAAAGATATTCGTTCTCCAGAAGATTGAACAGAAGGTGGAGGTCAACCGCGAGGATGTGCAGATGGGGATGGACGTGGACAGCAAGATGACTGGGCTTAAGGGGTCAGGTACCCTGTCCATCAAGAAGGTTTATTCCAGGGCAAAGGCTGTCTTAGAAAAGCTGAGTGCAGGCCAGGATGTCCGCTGCCAGATCATTGCAAAGCTGAAGGACCCGGATGCCGTGGACGGCCAGATAGAACGCTGGAGCACGGATAATGTATGGTGGAACACCATCCCGGTCATCAGCTGGGAGACAGGGGGACAGGTACAGGAGGAGTGGGAGTTCGGCTTTACCCCAAGCGACATGAAGAACTTGGACGAAATCAAATAGGACGGAGGAATCGGAAAATGGAACAGAATAAAGAGGATATTTTTAAACGCTTTTTAGCAAAGGCAGAAAAACGGGCGGAGGAAAAGAAGATACACCGCACCTGCCTGGTCCGGGTGCCAAGTATGGATGAACGGATCCGGATCCGCGGCCTTTCAAAACAGGAGATTGCGGAGGTATCGGAGATTGATAATACGGATGACCCTTACGCGGGTGATAAATATTCCGTCTACATAGCCACTGTGGATCCGGATTTAAAAGCGGTTGCCAAGCAGATGAAGGAGGACGGAAACATCCAGGAATACACGGATGTGGTTGACATTTTTGAGATTTATGAGACCCGGCAGCTGGCGGAAAAGATCATGGAGCTGTCCGGCGTCAGTGGAAAGAACAAGATTGAGGTCATAGAGGAAAGCCTAAAAAACTAATCCGGCTGGATGGAGAGGCGGAGTTTTTAAGCTATTACATCCAGAAGGGATTCACTCCGGAATATCTCTTGTCCATGGGACTATCCCAGAAGCTTTTCTTTGTCGCATCCATGCGGCTGGAACAAAAGCGGGAGGAGGAATATTTTAAGGCACTATGCAGGGTACTGTCCAGAAGGAGGTAGGCGATGGGAGGCGTAACAGGAAGCATCAGCCTCAAGGATAATGCCAGTGCCACCTTGAGGAACCTCCGGAGCGAGCAGTCAAAACTCCGTGAGGATACAAAAAAGACATCCAGCGCCCTGAAAAGCGTATGGGGAACACCCAGAAAACTAAAGGCCGATGTAAGCGATGCGACCAGAGCGTTAAAACGTGTTACGGATGCGGCGAAGAAAACCAAACCGGTCACGGTGGCAGTCAAGGCAAAGGATACAGCCACAAAGGTGATTAAGGGTGCGGGAACTGTCCTGAAGGCTGTGGGGAGACCTGTAACAGCCGTGCTGAAGGCGAAGGATACGGCTTTCAAGGTGGTAAAAAAGACAGCCGGTGCATTGGACCGTCTGGGAAGAAAGGTGGCTTCCCCCGTCGTTAAGGTGGTGGACAAGGCCAGCGGGGCCATCAAGGGAATTGTAGGAAGGATTGGCAAGGCAGCCAAGGCTGTGGCGATACCGGTGGGGATTGCTGCGGCAGCCGGAACAGCGGCCCTTGGCGCATCCGTCAGTGCGGGGATGCAGCTGGAACAGCAGCAGATTTCCATTGAACATTTCGTTGGGGCCACGAATAAAGAGCTTTCCCAGGCGGATGTAAAGGCGCAGTCCCAGTCCTACATTCAGCAGCTGAGGGAAAATGCCAATGCGACCCCCTTTGAAACCGGGGAAGTTATCCAGGCTGGTTCAAGGGCCATTTCACTTGCTGGTGGAAGCACCACGGACGCCATGAACCTGGTAACGCTGGCGGAGGATATGGCAGCAGCCAGCGGAGGGACCGCCTCCATCATGGACGCCATCGAGGCTTTGGGAGACTTAAAGGTCGGGGAGACGGAGCGGCTTAAATCCTTCGGCTTCAAGGTTTCAGCGGAGGAATTCAAAAAGAAGGGATTTTCCGGCGTATCCGGTGAACTTCAGGACTTTTTTGGAGGAGCAGCCGGAAAGCTGGCCGGTTCCGGAGCGGGGCTTATGTCCACGATTACCGGCAAAATGAAAAGCAACGCGGCGGACTTCGGCCTTGGTGTGGTGGAGCAGTTAAAGCCGGTCCTGTCTGAGGTGATTGGGCTAATGGACGAGGCACAGCCCGTCTTAAAGAAACTCAGCTCCGGATTCGGACAGGGACTTGGGAAGGGAATCGGTTTGGCTAAGACCGCCTTCACTCAGATAGCTCCTATCATCAGCAGCGTGGTATCCACGGCTCTGCCCATCGCAACCAGCTTCTTAGGGAGTATGTCCACGGTATTTGGACAGATAGCCCCGGTTGTTACCACGGCCATGACGGGTATCGGCCCCGTGGTCATGAGCCTGGTGCCGATTATCCAACAGGCGGCCTCTATCATTGGGGCTGTGGCGGGCGGGATTGGCTCAGCCATCTCCGCAGTAGCTCCGGTTGTCACGACCATCATGTCGGAAATCGGTGACAAGATAGGCGGTGTGGTGGAATTTTTGGCGGAGCGGTCCGAATTCATCCATTCCGTTATAGAAACGGCAGGCCCAGCGATTGCTAAGGTACTGGAAACGGCCTGGGGCATCATCAGCCCGGTTATGGATATCCTGATTACCACCTTTGAGCTGGTATTTGGTGTGGTCCAGAAGGTATGGCCTGGCATCCAGGATACAATCAGCGGGGTGTGGTCCCATCTTGAACCGATATTTGACACCATTGGAAAGGGTGCGGACTTACTGGCCGGGGCCTGGTCCAAGGTTAAGGATTTGGTGACCGGCGGAGGAGATACCGGAAGCGGAAGCTCCGGAGGCGGTGCCAGTCCCGGGAAGAACGCCAGAGGAGACAATAACTGGAGAGGCGGTCCCACCTGGGTGGGTGAGAAGGGCCCTGAGCTGATTGACCTTCCGAAGGGGACGCGGATACTGCCTTCCAAGGAAAGCTTTGCCTGGGCAGCAATGGGAGACAGTAATATAATCCAACTTTCCAGATACCCAGCCGATGGAGGGGATGTGACGCCATCTGGTGGAAAGACCATCACGATCCAAATCCAAAAGATAGCGGATGAAGTCCATGTAAGGAGTGAGGATGACATTGAGGAAATCAGCGAACGCACTGCAAAGAAAATCATAGAAGAACTCGATAATACGGCATAAACAGAAAGGAGAGGCTTATGGGAAAAACGAGGAAAATCAAGCTGGGAGACATTGTCCTGCCGGTTAACCCGGTAGAACTGGAAGTCATCACACCGCAGCTTAATAAGCGTCTGACCCTCCTTAACATGGGGACGGTCAATCTAAAGGGGAACCGGGATGTCGCCACAGCGACCATCTCCTCCTTTTTCCCTAGCCGGGAATCTCCTTTTTACCGATATGCTGATATGTCCCCTAAGAAATACAAGGCTAAGATTGAGAACTGGAAAGAGAACAAGGAAACAAAGCGCCTGATCATTACGGACATGGGAGTCAACCTGGCTATGCTGATTGACAAATGCAGCTTTAAGGTAAAGGAAGGCGGCGGGGATATGTATTATACGCTGGAGCTGTCGGAGTATCGGAACCTGACCGTGCCGACCGTGTCCATCCCGCTGCAGGTGCGCGACAACGGCTTGAAACAACGCCCGGACGAGGCAGTCCCGGCTAAGACCCATACGGTGGGAAGCGGGGATACCCTTTGGGGGATCGCAAAAAAAGCATACGGGAACGGGACCCAAAGCTCCCGGATATATGCGGCCAACAGTGCCGTGATTGAAGCAGCCGCCAAGCAGCATGGAAAAAGCAGCAGTAACAACGGCTGGTGGATTTATCCGGGGACGGTCCTGGCAATCCCGTAATCGGAAAGGAGAACGAAAGTTGAATATCCTGGTGGGCGATAAGGATCTGAGTGAATTGGTGGAAACCATAACCTGGAGCGGGGACAGTGGACAGATAGCCAGGAAACTGGAATTTACCATTGCCAAGAACACGCAGGACCCAAACTTCCCAAATGTGACCATTAACGAGGGAGACCAGGTACTCCTTCAGACGGACACGGGAACCTTCTTATTTGGCGGAATTATCTTTGATATTGAAAAGATGGCAGGAAGCAACCTGGTCCGGTATCTGGCTTATGACCTGATATTCTATTTAACAGGATCCGAATTGACGAAGGATTATAACGGGGCTCCGGAGGACATTGCAAGGGATGTATGCGGGGCACTTGGAATCACGGCCGGAACGATGGCAGCCACGGGTATTACAATCACGAATCCATGTGTAAAAAAGACCGGATATCAGGTCATACAATCATCCTATACGGCAGCCGCCCGGAAGAATGGTAAGAAATATCAGCTGATGATGACGGAGGTTAACCGGGTATCCGTCATTGAAAAAGGCCAGGACAGCGGAGTGATTCTGACCGGAGATTCCAACCTGTCAGATGCTACTTACAAGACCACCCTTCAAAACCTTGTCAATAAGGTTTTAATCACCAATCAAAAGGGCACCGTAGTGGGAATTGTGGAGGATACAGAAAGCCAGGCGGCCTATGGCACCATCCAGAAAGTCCTGGAACAGGAAGAGGGAAAGGACGCAGCAGCGGAAGCTAAGAATCTGCTCCATGGAAGTGATCCATCCACTACGGTCACGGGAATCCCGGATGACACACGGGCGATGGCCGGATACGCATTGCTGGTACAGGAGGAAGAAACCGGCCTGATAGGTCAGTTCTTTATTGAGAGTGACAGCCACAAATATTCCAATGGGGAATCTACGATGAGCCTGACCCTTGCATTCCAGAACCTGATGAATGAGGTTGAGATTGATAAGCCATCCGAGAACAAGAAACAGAAGCGAGGAGGATGATATGGGAGGTTATACAGCAAAGCTGGCAAGGCGTATTAAGGAACAAGGGGCAAACGGGAGCAGTCCCCTCATCCTGGCGGAATATGTGTCGCCATCTGCCATCCGGATTGGAGGGGAGCTGTTCTCACATAATGTTCATGGGAACCCACAGTGTGACGCAATGGCCGGA
Coding sequences within:
- a CDS encoding HK97 gp10 family phage protein is translated as MAGTEYRMDGLDEWEQELARAIEEQYPEEFKAMVIQVAMELQGKVKEKTPKKTSWLQNNWKVGEVRKRGDEYVIEVYNNVEYAEAVEWGHRQKVGQYVPALGKRLKAKTVKGAHMMELSLAELQAVLPGYLQEWMNDFLNTHDIV
- a CDS encoding phage tail sheath subtilisin-like domain-containing protein: MALGLPNITIIFKGLAASAIERSERGIVVCMIKDDTEGGQRLSVYESILDIDFEHMTEANYGYLKLLFEGGPVRVIVLRESAESPNLAAALKELMYLRWNYLCYPDISDEDKTTLAAWIKEMRNKNHKTFKAVLAASASDHEGIINLTTDGIESSITGKTHTAKEYCARIAGVLAGLSLSRSSTYYVLGDVLKAECPSDPDERINKGEFILVFDGEKYKVGRGVNSLTTFTKEKTEDVRKIKIVEGMDLYQDDIRNTFTDSYVGKYVNDYDNKQLFVAAVRAYQAGLAGEVLDASYDNTASVDAQAQKQYLQERGQDVSQMTETEILTANTGAKVFIASHVKFVDAMEDLQMTVNM
- a CDS encoding phage tail tube protein produces the protein MAGNVRGNRTLTGSWGEVWVDGEKIFVLQKIEQKVEVNREDVQMGMDVDSKMTGLKGSGTLSIKKVYSRAKAVLEKLSAGQDVRCQIIAKLKDPDAVDGQIERWSTDNVWWNTIPVISWETGGQVQEEWEFGFTPSDMKNLDEIK
- a CDS encoding LysM peptidoglycan-binding domain-containing protein: MGKTRKIKLGDIVLPVNPVELEVITPQLNKRLTLLNMGTVNLKGNRDVATATISSFFPSRESPFYRYADMSPKKYKAKIENWKENKETKRLIITDMGVNLAMLIDKCSFKVKEGGGDMYYTLELSEYRNLTVPTVSIPLQVRDNGLKQRPDEAVPAKTHTVGSGDTLWGIAKKAYGNGTQSSRIYAANSAVIEAAAKQHGKSSSNNGWWIYPGTVLAIP